A window of Photobacterium sp. GJ3 contains these coding sequences:
- a CDS encoding ABC transporter permease — translation MTTLTQACRLRHFKQFEFIFGFILTGGIILLVLCSDLLFQGMADKINLSARLVAPFTQAEHWFGTDPLGRDVLARVVSGGTVSLKVGFISVMGAVVFGVLMGLVAGYFRGFFDVIVMRFADIQLAMPFILLAITFIAIVGGGLTNMIILLIISQWVQYARLVRGSVLSLRDREFIQSARAIGVSHFHILFSHLLPNLIGPVIVLMTLNVANNILLESSLTFLGLGVDPLTPSWGGMLANGRTYIQTAWWVSFFPGIAILLTVLGLNLLGDWLRDTLDPTGRTVK, via the coding sequence ATGACAACGTTGACACAGGCATGTCGTCTCAGACATTTTAAACAATTTGAATTTATATTCGGATTCATCCTGACGGGTGGAATCATTTTACTGGTTTTGTGCTCAGACCTCTTATTTCAGGGGATGGCAGACAAAATCAATTTGTCTGCTCGGCTTGTTGCTCCTTTTACGCAAGCGGAGCACTGGTTTGGTACAGATCCTTTAGGTCGGGATGTTCTGGCACGTGTTGTTTCCGGCGGTACAGTATCATTGAAGGTTGGATTTATTTCAGTGATGGGGGCAGTGGTTTTTGGTGTGCTCATGGGACTTGTTGCAGGATATTTTCGGGGCTTTTTTGATGTCATTGTCATGCGTTTTGCTGATATTCAGTTGGCGATGCCCTTTATTTTGTTAGCCATCACTTTTATTGCCATTGTCGGCGGGGGGCTGACAAATATGATTATTTTGCTCATTATTTCTCAATGGGTTCAATATGCGCGTTTGGTCAGAGGCTCAGTTCTTTCACTTCGTGATCGGGAGTTTATACAATCTGCCAGAGCGATTGGAGTAAGCCACTTTCATATTTTGTTCAGTCATCTACTTCCAAATCTGATTGGTCCTGTGATTGTACTGATGACTCTCAATGTCGCCAATAATATATTGCTGGAAAGCAGCCTGACTTTTTTGGGACTCGGCGTTGATCCGTTAACGCCCAGCTGGGGAGGGATGCTGGCGAATGGCAGAACTTATATTCAAACGGCCTGGTGGGTGAGCTTTTTCCCGGGAATTGCAATTTTGCTGACAGTTCTGGGATTGAATCTGCTGGGTGATTGGTTGCGCGATACCTTAGATCCAACAGGGAGGACAGTTAAATGA
- a CDS encoding ABC transporter permease, giving the protein MISFLIKRLIQATFVLFSITLVVAYAIRLTGDPALMLTQGAGSVTEADLALIRESLGLGQPFWVQYTEFVKGLFSGDFGNSFMGGTPVAELIGPAMPATLSLALVVMAISILVSVPLGVQAAVSRGKWVDQIIRIGSLIGLSFPNFWLALMLVLVFSVTLQWLPPSGKDSISSFILPAITMAIILTATNVRLVRTAMLETLQSQYVMVARAKGLSENKVLYKHALRNCAIPLVTYFGLQFGGLLGGIVVIEKVFSWPGLGTLAFDAVSARDYPVLQAVITVLSMLIVGVNLLVDIAYGLIDPRIRTE; this is encoded by the coding sequence ATGATCAGCTTTCTGATAAAGCGATTGATTCAAGCCACTTTTGTACTGTTTTCCATCACTTTGGTGGTTGCGTATGCCATTCGTTTAACTGGCGATCCTGCCTTAATGCTTACTCAGGGGGCGGGTAGTGTCACGGAAGCCGATCTGGCTCTGATTCGAGAATCTTTAGGGTTGGGACAGCCATTTTGGGTCCAGTACACCGAGTTTGTGAAAGGGCTGTTTTCCGGCGATTTTGGAAATAGTTTTATGGGAGGGACGCCAGTCGCTGAATTAATTGGACCGGCCATGCCAGCAACGCTTTCTCTGGCACTCGTTGTGATGGCGATTTCCATACTTGTGTCGGTGCCATTAGGCGTTCAGGCAGCAGTCTCGAGAGGAAAGTGGGTTGATCAAATAATTCGGATTGGCTCATTGATTGGCTTGTCGTTTCCAAACTTCTGGCTGGCTTTAATGCTGGTGCTGGTGTTTTCAGTGACGCTTCAATGGCTCCCGCCAAGCGGGAAAGATAGCATCAGTAGCTTTATTCTGCCTGCAATCACCATGGCCATTATTCTGACTGCCACAAATGTTCGCTTGGTCAGAACGGCGATGCTGGAAACGTTGCAGTCACAATATGTCATGGTTGCGCGAGCGAAAGGCTTGAGTGAAAACAAGGTACTTTATAAGCATGCACTCCGTAATTGTGCCATTCCACTGGTCACCTATTTTGGTCTTCAATTTGGGGGGCTACTGGGTGGCATCGTCGTCATTGAGAAAGTATTTAGCTGGCCTGGTTTGGGCACATTAGCGTTCGATGCAGTGAGTGCACGTGATTATCCGGTATTACAAGCCGTGATTACCGTTTTATCGATGTTGATTGTTGGGGTGAACTTGCTTGTGGATATTGCATATGGACTGATTGATCCCCGGATCAGAACGGAGTGA
- a CDS encoding ABC transporter substrate-binding protein, with the protein MKTPIQKHWLKAVTLTAGLTYSALSMAAGTLTVSSPQDPGSWDPIDTFLVNWASVATNIFDGLTYRGPDLKLQPGLATSWKQLDDGKRIRFTLREHVTFHNGEAFNAESVKFTFDRLLGDEGKKGPQRSNYTAIERVQVVDDYTVDFYLKAPDPVLLTKLAGYGAMIVPPKYIQEKGEAYFNTNPVGTGPFQFKAYQPKVSIELQAYPKFWGGAPKLSEVKYRFISEPSTAVAELQAGRVDLVIPPTIPIAMIPTIQSAPHLSVVTTPSPTVYALRFNSQSGITKDERVRKAMIYGVDRQAIIDSILAGQAEPIASFQSKISFGHDPEMKPLPYDPAKAMQLLKAAGVKPGTSVQIDIRGNDATFNEVTQAVASYLQIIGLNAVIKPYETNVLLNDIIPAGKTGALFQQSWGGWTLDYDNTAYFMYHTGEKWNPYDSDAALDRLLESQRSMIDRQKRESILKNIASYTAERALEMPLYSLNAIFGVSDRVKHFEPVPDSRLRFTEVTVDSL; encoded by the coding sequence ATGAAAACACCCATTCAGAAACACTGGCTTAAAGCAGTTACTCTGACAGCAGGTCTCACGTATTCTGCACTGAGTATGGCTGCAGGAACACTGACAGTTTCATCACCACAGGATCCGGGGAGTTGGGATCCGATTGATACCTTTTTAGTGAACTGGGCATCTGTTGCGACGAATATTTTTGACGGTTTAACATATCGGGGGCCCGATCTGAAATTGCAGCCGGGCTTAGCGACCTCTTGGAAGCAACTCGATGACGGAAAAAGAATTCGTTTCACCCTCCGCGAGCATGTCACGTTTCATAACGGGGAAGCGTTTAATGCAGAGTCGGTTAAATTTACGTTTGATCGCTTGCTCGGGGATGAAGGTAAAAAAGGGCCACAGCGTTCGAATTACACTGCGATTGAACGTGTTCAGGTTGTTGATGATTATACGGTTGATTTCTACTTGAAAGCGCCGGATCCGGTATTGCTGACTAAACTTGCCGGTTATGGGGCCATGATTGTGCCTCCGAAATATATTCAAGAGAAAGGTGAGGCGTATTTTAATACGAATCCTGTTGGCACTGGCCCGTTTCAGTTTAAAGCTTATCAACCTAAAGTTTCGATTGAATTGCAAGCTTATCCAAAGTTCTGGGGCGGCGCACCGAAGCTTTCGGAAGTGAAATATCGCTTCATTTCTGAACCTTCGACAGCCGTTGCGGAATTACAGGCCGGGCGAGTCGACTTGGTCATTCCGCCAACGATCCCGATTGCGATGATTCCAACAATTCAATCAGCTCCTCATCTCTCTGTGGTGACCACACCAAGTCCGACAGTTTATGCGCTGCGTTTTAATTCGCAAAGTGGTATCACCAAGGATGAGCGGGTTAGAAAAGCGATGATCTATGGTGTTGATCGACAGGCAATTATTGACTCGATATTAGCGGGACAAGCAGAACCGATTGCGAGCTTTCAGAGCAAGATTTCGTTTGGCCATGATCCGGAGATGAAACCTTTACCGTACGATCCAGCAAAGGCGATGCAGTTATTGAAAGCGGCTGGAGTAAAACCGGGGACATCCGTCCAGATTGATATCCGGGGTAACGATGCAACGTTTAATGAAGTCACGCAGGCTGTTGCCAGTTATTTACAGATCATTGGCCTGAATGCAGTAATTAAGCCTTATGAAACGAATGTGCTGTTAAACGACATTATCCCGGCAGGGAAAACCGGAGCCTTGTTCCAGCAGTCCTGGGGCGGATGGACGCTTGATTATGATAATACGGCTTACTTCATGTATCACACGGGCGAAAAGTGGAATCCGTATGATAGCGATGCAGCGTTAGACCGTTTACTGGAATCACAGCGTTCAATGATTGACAGGCAAAAACGTGAATCCATATTGAAAAATATCGCGAGCTATACCGCTGAGCGCGCTTTAGAAATGCCACTTTACAGTCTGAATGCCATTTTCGGGGTGTCGGATCGTGTGAAGCATTTTGAACCGGTGCCGGACAGCCGTTTGCGTTTTACTGAAGTCACTGTGGATTCGTTGTAA